A single window of Channa argus isolate prfri chromosome 12, Channa argus male v1.0, whole genome shotgun sequence DNA harbors:
- the LOC137138261 gene encoding hepatocyte growth factor activator gives MVFIILLCLSSVFSARARISEPGQEAVISKEPYREKLRQVVSTTGKECKFPFRQGGRLHHHCITVLSSRPWCSLTHNFDRDRQWGFCAPGKTQLNVSRKFTDPCQLNPCQNGGICMQIPHRHTFKCSCLEGFSGTLCEQKKCYETLHLRYYDTGESWGRIHLRNVEQCTCVAGEIKCERVRYTVCRTNPCLNGGTCRLIISSGKEVCNCRYGFSGPYCSFEPATECYNSRGTAYRGVVGTTVSGVRCLPWNSDLLHNELHVGTVAASARKGLGEHAFCRNPDWDKRPWCYTLNDDAISWEYCDIPSCVMAVSSSRRVNVFNTLPSPSKPTPSQPAKKPVCGKKHKKRLSVARGRILGGNSALPGTHPWMAAIYIGQMDFCAGTLISSCWVLSAAHCFFRNPQKSQLRVVLGQQNFNVTSPNTRTFGVAEYIFPKQFSVFNPTLHDIVLIKLKKQDGQCVKKTPFIRPICLPDKNLTFPDHYCCAISGWGRMHEKVEGYNSLQEGGVRLIPHDTCRKPEVYGNHVTADMICAGLNGCVDACQGDSGGPLACSRNDVSFLYGIISWGEGCGRSGKPGVYTKVVNYIDWINSVIKGKPKTS, from the exons atggttttcattattttactttgtctATCAAGTGTTTTCAGTGCTCGGGCG CGCATCTCAGAGCCTGGACAAGAAGCTGTCATCTCCAAAGAGCCGTACAGGGAGAAGCTCCGGCAAG TTGTTTCAACAACGGGCAAAGAATGTAAATTCCCATTCCGTCAGGGTGGAAGGCTCCATCATCACTGCATCACCGTCCTGTCCTCGAGACCATG GTGCTCTCTAACACATAACTTCGACCGTGACCGGCAGTGGGGCTTCTGTGCACCAGGGAAAACTCAACTAAATG TTTCACGCAAATTCACAGATCCGTGTCAGCTGAATCCATGTCAGAATGGAGGCATCTGCATGCAGATCCCACATAGACACACATTCAAGTGCTCCTGTCTTGAGGGCTTCTCTGGGACACTGTGTGAGCAGA AGAAGTGCTATGAAACCCTACACCTGCGCTATTATGACACCGGAGAGTCTTGGGGACGAATTCACCTGCGTAATGTGGAACAGTGCACATGTGTGGCAGGAGAAATCAAGTGTGAAAGAGTCCGCTACACAG TATGCCGCACAAACCCTTGTCTCAATGGTGGAACGTGTCGACTGATCATATCCAGCGGAAAGGAAGTGTGTAACTGCAGATATGGCTTCAGTGGTCCATACTGCAGCTTTG AGCCGGCGACAGAGTGCTATAACAGCAGGGGCACGGCTTATCGAGGGGTGGTGGGCACAACGGTGTCTGGTGTCCGGTGTCTGCCGTGGAACTCAGACCTGCTGCACAACGAGCTACATGTGGGCACCGTTGCTGCCTCCGCCCGCAAGGGCCTCGGCGAGCATGCcttctgcag AAACCCAGATTGGGACAAGAGGCCGTGGTGCTACACGCTAAATGACGACGCCATCTCCTGGGAGTACTGTGACATCCCCTCCTGTGTGATGGCTGTGT CTTCTTCTCGAAGAGTAAACGTGTTTAACACCCTGCCCAGCCCTTCAAAACCTACCCCCTCCCAGCCAGCCAAGAAGCCTGTGTGTGGGAAAAAGCATAAGAAGAGGCTGTCGGTAGCCAGGGGCCGGATACTGGGTGGAAACTCTGCTCTGCCGGGCACTCACCCCTGGATGGCAGCCATCTACATTGGACAAATGGACTTCTGCGCCGGCACCTTGATTTCCTCCTGCTGGGTCCTCTCTGCGGCGCACTGCTTCTTCCGCAA CCCCCAAAAGTCTCAGCTCCGAGTTGTGCTTGGCCAGCAAAACTTCAATGTCACCAGCCCCAACACCAGGACATTCGGAGTGGCGGAGTATATCTTTCCAAAACAGTTCTCAGTGTTTAATCCAACACTACATGACATCG TTCTGATCAAACTGAAGAAGCAGGACGGGCAGTGTGTGAAGAAAACCCCGTTCATCAGACCCATCTGTCTCCCAGACAAAAACCTCACGTTCCCTGATCACTACTGCTGTGCCATTAGCGGCTGGGGACGCATGCATGAGA AGGTAGAGGGGTACAATAGTCTGCAGGAGGGTGGAGTGAGACTGATTCCTCACGACACTTGTAGGAAGCCAGAGGTCTACGGGAATCATGTCACCGCTGACATGATTTGTGCAGGGCTCAACGGCTGTGTCGATGCGTGCCAG GGCGACTCCGGGGGCCCTTTGGCTTGTTCGAGGAATGATGTCAGCTTCCTGTACGGGATCATCAGCTGGGGAGAGGGCTGTGGTCGCTCCGGAAAACCTGGTGTTTACACGAAAGTGGTCAACTACATCGACTGGATCAATTCAGTGATCAAAGGCAAACCCAAGACTTCATGA